A single genomic interval of Rhododendron vialii isolate Sample 1 chromosome 3a, ASM3025357v1 harbors:
- the LOC131320552 gene encoding putative serine/threonine-protein kinase-like protein CCR3, with translation MTPVIISAATAIIITLLAITLSPAHALGGSATTLAVIYSSATVCGILAQQQTQRIQCWQPNLNAQQPITLSPNTTSFDYIAGGRNTLCGVRSGGASLLCWDSNFTPKRIYNNDTAPLQDLTMGDDQICALTNTRTVKCWRGGARNSAQFPNGSAQFQSISSGSGFACGVLMNNNRVTCWGSNSTMASFIQAQFVNLSMSSVFVGVSSACGLNLSGFVICKGSNDSGQLQVPSNSAFEYSGLALGANHVCATRRLNGTVICWGASGKFSSNSTEGVSFESIVAGFNFTCGLTTSNFSVICWGPGWPSDSTSGLSLPLPKILPGPCVESNCSDCGIYPESQSLCSGSGNICKPCGIKIPIPVPPPPFPPPPAVTPTPSRPSRALRKGLLAFAIVGSVGAFSGFCTIIYCLWTGVCCGKKKIHNSVQPTVTRSNSVPGGGQPSSPSPVSRSSTIRRQGSRIMRRQRSGTSSKHTERAEEFSFNDLAAASDNFSPANKLGAGSFGIVYRGKLWDGREVAIKRGETGTKTKKFQEKESAFDSEIAFLSRLHHKHLVSLVGYCEDRDERLLVYEYMKNGALYDHLHDKNNVEKSSSVLNSWKMRIKIALDAARGIEYLHNYAVPPIIHRDIKSSNILLDSNWTARVSDFGLSLMGSESDRGFRPAKAAGTVGYIDPEYYGLNVLTAKSDVYGLGVVLLELLTGKRAIFRSGGSGGEPTRVVDYAVPAIQEGEMGRVLDPRVGPPEVSEAEAVELVGYTALHCVNMEGKDRPSMSDIVANLERALDLCGDSHGSISSGPISIASE, from the coding sequence ATGACTCCAGTCATCATCTCCGCCGCCACCGCCATAATAATCACCCTCCTCGCCATCACCCTCTCTCCAGCCCATGCCCTAGGCGGGTCCGCCACAACCCTCGCCGTCATCTACAGCTCCGCCACCGTCTGCGGCATCCTCGCCCAACAACAAACCCAGCGAATCCAATGCTGGCAGCCCAACTTAAACGCCCAACAAcccatcactctctctccaaacaCCACGTCCTTCGACTACATCGCCGGCGGCCGGAACACCCTCTGCGGCGTCAGGTCCGGCGGCGCCAGCCTCCTCTGCTGGGACTCCAACTTCACCCCAAAAAGAATCTACAACAACGACACGGCGCCGTTACAGGACCTCACAATGGGCGACGACCAAATTTGCGCCCTCACAAACACTAGAACCGTCAAGTGCTGGAGAGGAGGAGCTAGAAACTCTGCTCAATTCCCTAATGGGTCTGCTCAATTTCAGTCAATCTCATCTGGGTCAGGGTTTGCTTGCGGAGTCTTGATGAATAACAACAGGGTTACCTGTTGGGGTAGCAATTCAACAATGGCGAGTTTTATTCAAGCCCAGTTCGTTAATTTATCCATGTCGAGTGTTTTTGTTGGAGTCAGTAGTGCTTGTGGGTTGAATCTCTCTGGGTTTGTGATCTGTAAAGGAAGTAACGATTCTGGTCAATTGCAAGTTCCATCCAATTCGGCTTTCGAGTACTCTGGTTTGGCACTCGGGGCTAATCATGTTTGCGCAACTCGTAGATTGAACGGTACGGTCATTTGTTGGGGTGCCAGTGGAAAGTTTTCAAGTAATTCAACAGAGGGGGTCTCGTTCGAATCGATCGTGGCAGGATTTAATTTCACCTGTGGATTGACTACGAGTAATTTTTCGGTCATTTGTTGGGGGCCTGGCTGGCCTAGTGATTCAACTTCAGGGCTTAGTCTTCCATTACCCAAAATACTCCCAGGGCCATGTGTTGAGTCCAATTGCAGTGATTGTGGTATATACCCTGAGTCTCAAAGCCTCTGTTCTGGTTCTGGCAATATATGTAAACCTTGTGGTATAAAAATTCCAATTCCAGTTCCACCGCCACCattcccaccaccaccagctgTCACTCCCACTCCATCACGTCCATCTAGGGCTCTGAGAAAGGGTTTATTAGCTTTCGCGATCGTGGGATCGGTCGGAGCCTTTTCGGGTTTTTGCACCATAATTTACTGCTTGTGGACGGGCGTTTGTTGTGGGAAAAAGAAGATTCACAACTCGGTGCAACCAACTGTCACTCGGTCCAACTCGGTTCCCGGCGGCGGCCAGCCGTCGAGTCCCAGCCCCGTTTCCAGGTCCTCCACCATCCGGCGTCAGGGGTCGAGAATAATGCGGCGGCAGAGGAGCGGAACCTCCTCCAAGCACACCGAGAGGGCCGAAGAGTTCTCCTTCAACGACCTGGCGGCCGCCTCGGACAACTTCTCCCCGGCGAACAAGCTCGGCGCCGGCAGCTTTGGTATAGTTTACAGAGGGAAATTATGGGACGGGCGGGAAGTGGCCATTAAGAGGGGAGAAACAGGGACGAAAACCAAGAAATTTCAAGAGAAGGAGAGCGCTTTCGATTCCGAAATAGCGTTTTTGTCTAGGCTTCATCACAAACACTTGGTAAGCCTTGTTGGGTATTGCGAGGACAGAGATGAGAGGCTTTTGGTTTACGAGTACATGAAAAATGGAGCATTGTATGATCATTTACACGACAAAAACAACGTCGAAAAGAGTAGCAGCGTGTTGAATTCATGGAAAATGAGGATCAAAATCGCCCTAGACGCGGCTCGTGGGATCGAGTACCTCCACAACTACGCGGTTCCACCGATCATCCATCGCGATATAAAGTCCTCTAACATTTTGCTTGATTCGAATTGGACTGCTAGAGTGTCTGATTTCGGGTTATCGTTAATGGGTTCGGAGTCCGATAGGGGTTTCAGACCGGCAAAGGCGGCCGGGACGGTCGGGTACATCGATCCGGAGTACTACGGGCTAAACGTGCTGACGGCGAAGAGCGATGTGTATGGACTCGGGGTGGTGTTGCTTGAGCTCTTGACGGGAAAGCGGGCGATATTCCGGAGCGGTGGAAGCGGGGGAGAGCCGACGAGGGTGGTGGATTACGCGGTTCCGGCGATTCAGgagggagaaatggggagggTGTTGGACCCGAGGGTGGGGCCGCCAGAGGTTAGCGAGGCGGAAGCGGTGGAGCTGGTGGGGTACACGGCGTTGCATTGTGTGAATATGGAGGGGAAAGATAGGCCAAGCATGAGTGATATTGTGGCTAATTTGGAGAGAGCATTGGATCTTTGTGGTGATAGCCATGGCAGCATCTCCAGTGGTCCAATCTCCATTGCTTCAGAGTGA